Proteins found in one Anabas testudineus chromosome 1, fAnaTes1.2, whole genome shotgun sequence genomic segment:
- the LOC113162477 gene encoding T-cell ecto-ADP-ribosyltransferase 1-like produces MPSRERHTCQRKPAPVCLIVSLVLLVGLLMFVVVYLTLDWQDIIGESSTQEPTDDDCSSKPTVVTDEAVMQRCNSSSNFSQAWSDAERNAGEPAHKYMEKHHSVAIYMYTQAANQDCRTSDYTGEHLRETAESHSFYFLLSEAIQVLKHSQVTCISTKYRTETLLNLTISNKHVRFNTFISGSDEWNFTRNASCFEVHTCFGADITRYSALKRNNQVLIPPYEIFQITDIETEAQRCKVIYRLKSDLHCVYDRDSNMLYPISALPVEGSLLIVTITCVIIVSLLLPFVIVKTLQHHKITVIYRSSSLHNTTYNPSGAVNYNAI; encoded by the exons ATGCCTTCCAGGGAGAGGCACACATGCCAGAGAAAACCTGCACCTGTGTGTCTCATTGTTTCTCTTGTTCTCTTGGTGGGActgttgatgtttgttgttgtgtatttaaCGCTCGACTGGCAGGACATCATCGGAGAG AGTTCTACTCAGGAGCCGACCGATGACGACTGCAGCTCCAAACCCACAGTTGTGACTGACGAAGCTGTAATGCAGAGATGCAATTCCAGTTCGAATTTCAGTCAAGCCTGGAGCGATGCAGAGCGAAACGCTGGAGAGCCAGCACACAAGTACATGGAGAAACATCACTCAGTTGCcatttacatgtacacacaagCTGCCAACCAAGACTGTAGGACCTCAGATTATACTGGAGAGCATCTCAGGGAGACAGCTGAGTCCCACtccttttactttttgttaagTGAAGCCATTCAGGTTCTGAAGCACAGTCAGGTGACGTGTATTAGtacaaaatacagaacagaGACGCTTTTAAACCTCACCATCTCTAACAAACATGTCCGCTTTAACACCTTCATTTCGGGTTCTGATGAGTGGAACTTCACCAGGAACGCGTCGTGTTTTGAGGTACACACGTGTTTTGGCGCTGACATAACACGTTACTCAGCCCTGAAACGAAATAACCAGGTTCTGATTCCTCCCTATGAGATTTTTCAAATCACTGACATTGAAACAGAAGCACAGAGGTGTAAAGTTATCTACAGACTGAAGAGCGATCTCCACTGTGTTTATGACAGAGACAGCAACATGTTGTATCCTATATCTGCGTTACCTGTGGAGGGGTCTTTGCTAATAGTTACCATCAcctgtgttattattgtatCTCTTCTGTTGCCCTTTGTCATCGTGAAAACACTACAACACCATAAAATAACTGTTATTTACAGATCTTCATCACTGCACAACACAACTTACAATCCTTCAGGAGCTGTCAATTATAATGCAATTTAA